In Molothrus ater isolate BHLD 08-10-18 breed brown headed cowbird chromosome 14, BPBGC_Mater_1.1, whole genome shotgun sequence, the genomic stretch GTAATTACATCTCAGAGCCCAGGAGCTAAGAATCTGCAATTCTTTGGAGGAAGAATGTGGGTGGCTGACTCTTCAGGATGTTTGTTAACCAGCcatttttattctaaaacaAAAAGATCCATATACTTTGCTTTTAACAGGTGCTTGCAGTTTCTGTGAACTCTTCAGGCATTTCTGGCTGCCATGTTCCAAGACCTGCTTGAATAACTTTTAAACTAAGAGGCTCCCTATTCAGAACACCTCCATCCTGCAAAGGTTAATTAAAGGATGTTTAGCTCCAGTTGGGCTGAGCTTTCTTCAAATCACTGGACATTTCAGTTTGGTACCTAAACTAAAAAGCACACAATGACAGGAGCATTCTTGCATTTCCTCAGCATTTGTAATTTAGGTTAGTTGTCACTGACTGagcactgaaaacacagaaacctGTGCAAATATTATTCACGCTCTCTAAACATCAGACTTACCCAGttctgcccagctcccctgaGATAAGGCAccattaaaaaagaattaagCCCAGAACACAAATTCTTTGATTCAGTGTAAAATACTGTACAGCAAAGGGAACCAGTACTAAGTTTCAATACACAATTCTCactctttttcttcaaaacagaTGCATTAGCTGCCTTTTACAGCCACACAGCACAGGGGCCTGGTTGCACAGGGCAGTGGGCCAAGGGAGGGCTGGAACTACCCTCAGAACACTGACCTGTAAATAGCATCACAAAATCATAACAAATACCGTTTATAGTTCATGAACTAGAAGCCAGTaaattttattgtaaaatattaGATTTCTTCACTATGTAAGGGCAAGAAAAGATAGCAGGGTGTTTAATTTCCTGAGAGCTGACAGATAGTCCATACAAACTTCTAGATTACAAATTGCTTTAAGTACAAGATTGACttagtttttggggtttttttaaatttcatagCTCGGACAAAATCTTTTTGACCATGAGTTACTGAGTCCTGCAGCAAGCATTCCAGAAATCTGGCTAAAACCCTCCCACCTCCCACTCCCAagatgcagcagctccaggtgtgaccagtgaggatgaggagggggcagctcctgccagaggCTGCTTTCAGAGGGTTACCGGGGCACACTTGCACAGGGAACTACCAGCCCCGCGAAGGAAACGGAAGTATCCCGAATGTCCCTCGGGGAACGACGGTCGGAGCATCCGGCAGGGGCTGCGGAGCAGCCGGATGCGCCCGGGCACGGCGCCCCGCTTAGAGAAAATGCCGAGGGAAGAGCACTCTTGCCAAggggcagcccctgagcaggTGGGGCAGCATGCGGGGTCCTGGGGGGCTTTCAGCTTTTATcagtccctccccagtgcccccagaaAAGGGAGGGATTACTAGGAGAAAGGGGATTTAAATTGAGGGGAAAAGCTTCCTTTCCCACAATTGCCCGCATTCAAATTGAAGAGGAATCTGCTTCCCCGGCAACTTCAATGGTCTCAATCGAAGGAAACCCTAGCTTTTCCATGCCGTTACGGGTATTAATTGACAGGGAGTCCCCatctttcattattttgcagTTTAAATGGAAGGGGAAAACCTCGATGATGCTTTACTATGAGTTTGAATTAAGGGTAGCTCTGCCCTTTTCATCATCCAAAGGCTGAAATGGAGAGGGAAGCCCAACTGTCCCTCCTTTTTAAGGGTTTGAATTGATGGAAAAATCCCCCGTTTTCCATCACTGGAGAGATTTAAAGTGATGAATGCTCCTCTTTACCCAATATTTCAGGGGATTAAATTAAAGGGGAGAAGCCATTTATTTGCCATTGTGTTAGTTTAAGTGGCGGCAACTGCCCTATTTCCTCATTTTAAGGGGTGCACTTGAAGCAAGCTTTgcctttttcagcattttaggggtttaaaactgcatttcaggGCACTTCTACCAAATATTTTGGATGGGAGCAAGGCCAGCACATGTGCACATATGTAACCCTAATACTATATGGGAGtctattctttttcctttttatttataatgtaGATAGCCCTAATTAGAGGTTCTAAGGAGACTTGACTACTTATATCATTAGTATTCTTCTCAACCCTACTTAGTCACACATGAAGTAATACTTAGCAGTCACTAAGGAATAATTATGTAAGTTAACAGCAACTTATCAAGTTGCTGTTAACTTACATAAATTACCTAAATTACCAAGCTGTGCTGCCTAAAcacaaagttttatttcttacctGTTTTCTGCACTTTTGCTCCAAGTAGCTGTAGCAAAAAAGAAAGTGCTGCTATTTCCCTGAAGAGCTTTCTCCTATATCAAGCCCTTTACTCCCCTGGAACTCAAGTCAGAGGAGCCAAACAGCTATAGCCCCTTGGAGGGCTTTTATACCTGGTGGGatttgccccccccccccccccccctcccttttccGGGGTATCATGGTAATGAGAGGCGGTCACAATCAGGGGTATAttaaccccagcctttgctgGGGGGGCTTCATTCCCTCTCAGGGATCAGCTAGGATAGGAGCTCTTCTCTCATTTTAGTGAAGATGCTCTTTCAGTTTATCTCAGCTTGTTTTTAGTAAGTGCTTTTAGATGTCTAAAGCAATAAAGgctttgaagatactgtgaagaaaacagcatagaATGCAGGGAGTATTTAAGTTcacagttttgggttttgtgtttaggggtggtaaggtgcatttgtaatttcttgttttgttcttattttgttttgtattttttaggAGGAGTGCAGCTTCCAGAGACTCCAGGTTGTGTTAATTACAacacttttttcagcagattcatcATGTCACAAGAGGGATCTGCCCAGTGTCCAAGATGATGTTTGAGACTGAGGCTTCAGGTGAGTTGAGGATTGTGactaggagagggagggtgagcaggtaTCCACTTAGGAGTTATTGCTGGGGGGGTGGTTTTGGAGGCAGTAGGTtgagaaagggtgtttatttgaggCCCCACCCCTAGGCTTTTCAGAAGTGTAACAGAGGCCTTTGTATGTCTTACAGCACACAAGGTcatccactgcactcacaggaatgccatttcACTTTGCCATTCTCTAACCCAGGTGTCACTCACAATAACGGCCGCAgccttggaatcaggatgaagctggagcctgaaggagccGGGCAtactcaggagagggcaagtagctgactcgctgggatttggcccacataactctgtactcatacattggttttggttttctttattgtagctgaccGAGAGGCTAACAGGTGATCACAGGGCCCTCTgaggcagactcatttcaggtgcaaCGTGGATCCTCGTCACCgatcatccaaaagataagtTGGGGCCATGGCCTGGAGTTGGAACAATGGGAGAGCAGCGGGTTGGGAGTTCCTGggacaaatttaaaaattagcagagggaaaagtAATCTCCTCCAAGGGGCCTCTTAGGACAGCTAGAGGGAGAGGCTCTAATTTTGATGGCATCTTTCAGGCGGGCAGCGCAGAACAGTTCTGGTCCACGTCATGTTGTCCGGCGTACCGTGTTACCTAGtgtgtctttggggtcccttttgccttttcccctcgaGACCCTCACCACAAGCATAATGTGTTGCGTTTGTTGTCCCCCTGTTTGTCACgttctgtgtcacgggtgtctgcacataTTTGTGCCAgatctgctctgccctgccctgccgcatagcctgctgcaacaggacaagTCCCAGGGACTTGCAGTTTGTGGGGTGTTGCCAGACTCTAGATGATATTCCTAGATAgaagatgtttggagctgtgaagttatcctgcagccctttgacttttgtcctcaCTTTCTTTCAGACGCggaaggataaaatccagggcaaaatccatccacccatcccaggtgaggaggttcccccgagcaggtcagtcaccgtttgtctctgcagggggagtgtaaagtgtgactctgttacagcactgttctttttcttttcaggaggtaaagctggatatcagcagtcaaggtgagccTTGAGTAGGGTACAGAAGCAGTTATTATTGCTCCAGTCTCACTTTCCGGTGCCACTCTAAGCAtctgttcctgtttctgtgctttaggcaatccactcggagtaCACTAAGCCCCAGTCACCGACCGGCCGACCCACCGGGCGCGCCGCTCTCCCGAGCCCCGCGGAAGAATCACGGGACTCATCGATGAAGCCTCTgccttttctatttaaaggtgtCACCAGCCTTCAGCAATGGCCGAGGAGTTGTGGTGAGTTGGGGAAGTAGGGAGGCGGAGCGAGGGTCCGCTCAGGTTTGAACAATGCCGCATGACCTCGTCTCCTCTTACCCCAGGTGTACCCCGTGACCATGGCATCAGCCTCGGAGTGTGGCTGAAGGGCGCGGCCCCAGGATCCAGGCATTCTTAGGAAAAGAGTGAGTagcagaattgttgggttttggccagtgtgctgcagagatcatgcattgatatttggatttctttcatgtagctgactAAGAAACATCAGGAAGAtgttgaacaacagtgccagcaggaacttcccagatgttgaggctGCCTTCTTTTGTACATGACACagacctgcatccccagatgtccgagagataagtagagggctacaacccacagaggggatgaaagtgGGGCGCAGGGTAGGGACCCACcaggaggggtttttgagtcacctttggagatgggggtgtccatgaagcggccccttagggCCCATAAAAGAAAGTGTCACTTTTGATGACAGAactgaggtgcgcagggcagagcagtcccggtgtgtatcgtgtccCTTGTCTATTGTGcattatgtgttgtttggatatgtcatgtcttttaccttagccctttgaggggcctatcagaaaccctggcatcattcttagcatctgtgatctctgtaTTCCTTGGCCTGGTACCAATGCCATAGAACTTTCAACTtgggagctcagacaggcatcagactctcttctctttttataagcatccggtcagatgtcttttcaggtcttgttctgagctgtatggacagctatgCCCCGCTAGGGTCCATTAAGGCTGAGTTGGACTTGTAAGAatgtgagggcaggtagaggaTTCTGACTGTAGGATTCCTGGGtatccatctttgcagttcttggaataaatcattcggttagcatcttcttccttcagtgttttctgagCCTCATGGTCAGCTCACCATCACTCTCACCTCgatcatctccttttgcattctctcagtccttgcagccattttccttgccaggagatttctgtccgtgtggtgtccccgttgtctgtcacgtcctgtctgtcccgtgtcacgggtgtctgcacacatttgtgccggagctgctctgccctgccgcataggCTGGTGTAATAGGACAAGTCCCGGGGACTTGCAGTTggtaatgtggggtgtagttggactctagatgAGATTTATAGATGGATACAAGATGTCTGGAGCTCtgaagttatcctgcaacagtttgactcttgtcctaacttttttttcagatttggGTGGATTAAATCTATGTCAGagtgccccatcccaggtgagGTATttcccccgagcaggtgaggcaccatttgtctctgcagcagaagtgtatgtggtgactctgttacagcactgttctttgtctttctttttaggaactAAGTCtggataccagcagtcaaggtgagcagtggagagtagttgttattgctccGGTCTCAATTTCCGGTGGAGCTCTAAAGCTTCCATTCTTGTTTGtgtgctttaggcaatccacttGGAGTATGCTAAGCCTCTGTCACCAGCTGGCTGATGCActgggttccctgcacgtgtgagccctgtggatgcattacaggacctggtgatgaagcccagaacttttctctttaaaggtgccatccaggtggcctttgGCAATGGCCCAGGAGTTGCGGTGAgtcagggaagcagggagggggagcgagggtcccctcaggtttcagccatgccaaatcacctcatctcctcttaacccagacaccccctgtgacgacggcctcggtctccgagcgtgcccgaagcgtgcggcccgagcagctgagcgttcttaggagcacggtgagtagcagacttgtggggttttggccgatgggtTGCCGAGATCAGGTACTGACGTTTGGTTTCCTTAATAtagctgtctaagagacaccagcccggtgccagcaggagcttcccggcTGACAAGGCGGCCTTTCTTTGCAgccgagaccggcatccccagctgtgcgagagataagtagagggccacgacccacagaggggatgaaagcagggggctggtttgggatttactgggaggggtttttgagtccgCTTTGGAGGATGGGGGGGGTGTTCATGAAGTGGCCCCTTAGGCCCCCTAAAAGCAAAGTCTCACTTTGGATCACAGTtctgaggtgcgcagggcagagcagtcccggtgtgtatcgtgtcacttgtcttttgtgcattatgtgttgtttgggtATCTCATGTCTTTTATCCtagccctttgaggggcctgtcagaaaccttGGCACCATTCTTAGTATCTGTGATCTCAGTGTTCCTTGCCCTGGCACCTATGCCATGGAAGTTTTGACTCAGGAGCTCAGGCAGGTATCAGAATCTCATctctctttagaagcatccagTCAGATGTCTTGTCACATCTTGTTCTAAGCTGTACAGAGAGAGCCGTGCCCCACAAGGATCCATTAAGGCGGATTAGGCCTTGTAAGAATGCGAGGTTAGGGAGAGAATTCTGActgtaggattctcgggcatccatctttgctgttcttggaataaatcattcagttagcatcttcttcctccagggtTCTCcgagcctcatcagctcaccatcggtctcacctcggtcatctccttttgcattctctcagtccttgcaATCATTTTCCTTGCCCAGAGATTTCTGTTCCTGTTGTGTCCCAATTGTTTGTCatgtcctgtcctgtgtcacgggtgtctgcacacacatttgtgctggagctgctctgccctgccacatagcctggtgcaataggacAAGCCCTGGGGAgttgaaatttgtaatgtgggCTGTAGTTGAACTCTAgatgggatttgtagatggacacaagatagctggagctcttaagttatcctgcagacctttgacttttgtcctaactttttctttcagatgcagaaggataaagtccagggcagagccccccatcccaggtgcGGGGATTGCCCTgagcaggtcagtcactgtttgtctctgcagagggagcatAAATGGTGGCTGTTACGGCAGtgttctttgtctctctttttaggaAGTCAAGGCAGAGGGCAGCTGTCAAGGCTGAGTGGGCAAGGTGAGAATTGAGTActgtacagaagcagttgttattgctgaagtctcagtttctggtgcagctctaagcatGTActcttgttctttttattttaggtggtcCACTTGCAATCTATCCTGGCTAAGCATGACCATGCCAGGTGGGTGCAAGCTTAAGGTATTGTTGtggcatccttgtcagatttgggagattgtgttttcacagtatgtcagcatgcttttctgctttgtttctttgcaggtgctgtcggTGCTCTAGGCATGCCCaggaacagaggagggcaggtgagtcgCAGTTTAGGCAGGCTGACTCCTAGGTGAGTgttacacagcagcatgctaagcgtgtcccttttctctttgcaggtatCTTCCGGGCACCCTCCGGAgtcaaatcaagatttgaggtgagccGGGGCAGTGGTGTGGAGGAGTCCCGGGGATTACTGTTTTTGAGGgcaatagtcaggttttctgttttgccttGGGTACCCTGAGGAGGCTTGTAGCCAAAGCTTGGAAACGGCAGCACCAAAGCACACGTGGAGGACATCTCAACGTCCAACTGACGATGGCTTTTGTCCGCTTGtcttccaaaagctaagtgtCAGGGCCACTGgttgggagaaggggaaaaacctTTACTATCACAGGGAACAATTGATGTCCGCTTAGCAGAGAGGTCTGTAGCGGGAAAGGCTCTCTggaagaaaagggagagggTTTGTCCTCAGCCTGACCAGAGCCtttgccgggcagggcagttccGACCCATCTCCACATTCTTGGGAACTTTGCATCTTCAGCCTTCCTCAACTCGACGTCGTCACGGATCTTTCCCCTGAGGAGCTCGCCTTCAGGTCTGGAGCTATCGCCACGGTCACCCAGCAGTCCGCTTCCTTCTCTAGGCTTGCCGAGCCTCTCGAGCATCCTCTTAACTGTTTTGCTACTAACTTCTTATAGTGAGTTACGTTTCATCATGTGCTATCATCATAGGGCTTtctttcctttggcatcatcGGCCTCTGGCTCATCTTGCAGTAGGAATCTTGGGTCCATAAGGTCAAAGTGCCAGGCAGTTTCCAATTGTCTCTGGTATGTTGTCTGTGTCTGGTATGTTGTCTGTGTCTGGTATGTAGTGTGTGTCCATTGTCTTCCGTGTAGTAGGCTTTTGTTACGTCTCGATGCTTTATTGGCACTATTCTGTGCCATATAGGCTGTATTTTACTCACGTTCCTTCCCGGATATCGCTTATTCCAGCGTCTTTCTGtttttactctttgagacaggaagGATTACACAAGGTGTCATCCATCTTCCTTCTCACTACTAGCTTTGGTAGTGTCTTTTTTTCCATGCCATTCTCTTGGACTTCTAGAGGGAGTGTCTTACTCCCTCCTCAGGTGACTGCAGTAGTTCTGTAGGTTCTATCTTCTCAAAGGGTATATGGCTCAAGAATTAATCTTCCAGAGAGTTATCTGAAGTTCTGGCTCATGCTGTATGTACCGATGTCACCTTATATTGTGTGTACTTACACTATACATACACTTGCACTGTATGTGTCAGCTTATATTGGGTGTACTTATGTTGTACCACTTATaactggagctgctctgccctggcacataGTCACAGGTAGAACAGTTACATAAATTTTACTGTTCATCTGTCTTCTATGGGTAGATAGAAGACTGATGAACAGTAGATAGATTCTGGGTAGAAAACTTATCAGTCCAGAGCGGGGACAAGTCCTAGCTATCAGATAGCCACTTGTTGACCATTTCCTGTCATCTCACAGGTCCCCAAGGCTACCGATTTCCCCAGAATCTACCATTTGATGTCAAGGAGCGGCAGTCAGAAGATGTGTCACAGCACGTTCTTCAGTGTCTCAAGTAAGGGCTGCAGTGAGTGTAAGTTGGAAGaatgtgtgagtgtgtgtgacaGAATGTgactgtgtctgtctgtgtccGCTTGTCTCTGCACGTGTGAGTGCATTCTGACTGGATTTAACCTTGTGTGTGTGATGTTTGCCTTTCAAGTTTTtcaactaatttttaaatttagaataaaaaatccccagccagAGTTTCCCCCCTCCCACACCCCgtggctgggttttttttccctctgtcccagctggcCTGCAAGGTGATGTTCATTGCCGGAGTTTGGGTGTGGACCATCGGACCATCCAGGGACTGGGGTTTtcgtcaggcaggaggattGTTTGGAggctcctgggagctgtgttCCTGACGAGTGGTGTGAATGTGTGCTGGGGGTTAGCAGAGTCGTTGAGGTGTGagtgtgggtttgtgtgtaagctgaaggaagtgtgtgtgtgtgttgaagGGTTCTAGGGCTGTAACCTTGTATGAGTTTggcttttcaggtttttcaactcatttttaaatttagaataaaaaatctCCAGCCAGggcctggttttttttttccctgggctgggttttttttttcctctgtcccaGTTTGTCTGCGAGGTGACGTTCGTTGCCAGAGTTTGGGCGTGGGTTTtcgtcaggcaggaggatttttttggagGCTCCCGGGAACCATGGTCCCAAGGACCAatgattgctggggtgtaatttagcagttgtgatGAGAGAGATGGTGAGTTTGTGTGTAATGTGAAGGGggtgttaatggtagatgagtgttttctgtgtgcttttgttgttttgggtttcctgtaacaataaatcaacatgtaatgaaaatataaacacaAGATGATAACCTTTTTCTATCTGTGTTGCTCTGCATTGCTCTGCATTTGCACtagctgctgcatttccctgtATTGGTCTATATGTAAATTAGACTTTTA encodes the following:
- the LOC118698530 gene encoding uncharacterized protein LOC118698530 isoform X9, with the protein product MSECPIPGAIQVAFGNGPGVATPPVTTASVSERARSVRPEQLSVLRSTLSKRHQPGASRSFPADKAAFLCSRDRHPQLCERCRRIKSRAEPPIPGAGIALSRKSRQRAAVKAEWARWSTCNLSWLSMTMPGAVGALGMPRNRGGQVSSGHPPESNQDLRAVPTHLHILGNFASSAFLNSTSSRIFPLRSSPSGLELSPRSPSSPLPSLGLPSLSSILLTVLLLTSYSPQGYRFPQNLPFDVKERQSEDVSQHVLQCLKTQGHCACGQLCRIFHQHVLRRQPMSLHFLYHGLFCSIFYCGLSQVLAVVCKIQFSSTPCFPSCHLHLNQCVSQVHPWTGVSSVLPAGV